The DNA segment TGCTCCGCGTGGGCGCAGACAGTGAGGTAATGCTCCCATACGCCGGAATTATGCTTGAAAATGCCCAAAAGATGGTGCCAGAACTTCCAGCGCGTATTTCGTTTAAACCCTTGTCGCCAAACAATAGTTACCAGCGCCCTCAAATCAATCGGGTTGGGCAGTTGTGCGGGGGCTTGACAGGGGGAAGGAGCCATCTGTAAAAAATGACGATAAACGCGATCGAGGAACCGGGATGGTTCGTATAGCGTACAGAACGCATGGATATATTCGTTAGCAATTTCCTCAACGGGACGAGTCGGAATAAAATTCATCAGTGCCATCTGATCTCCATCCACCCCATTTTTTAACAATCGTCCTTCTTTATCCAAACGATGCCAGAGTGCTGTATTGGGGAGTGCTTGAAGAATGCCAAAAAGGGCAGTGGGAATGGCTGTTTGCTCCACAAATTCAATAATGCGATCGCCCGCCCCAGTTCGTTCGCCATCAAAACCGATGATAAACCCAGCCATGACGCGCAATCCAGTTTTATTGATCGCCCATACCGAATCGACTAAGGAATCTCGCGTATTTTGATACTTTTTCGTCAATTGCAAACTATCTGCATCCGGAGTTTCAATTCCCAAAAATACGGCATTGAAGTTGCATTCCACCATCAACTCCATCAATTCTGTATCCTGCGCCAAATCGATGGATGCTTCGGTATTGAAGGAGAAGGGATATTGGTGTTCTGCCATCCAACCCTTCAGTTCGTGCAACATCAACTTAACGTTGCGCTTGTTGCCAATAAAGTTGTCATCTACCATGAAAACTGCCCGTCGCCACCCTAATTCATAGAGGCAATCCAGTTCTGCGAGTAACTGTTGCGGCGCTTTGGTGCGGGGTTTGCGTCCGTAGAGAACAATGATGTCGCAAAATTCGCACTGGAAGGGACAGCCGCGAGAGAATTGAACCGACATTGAATCGTAAGCATCCAATTCCAAAAGATCGAAACGGGGAATTGGCGTTTCGGTAACATCGGGTTTCTCGCCATTTGAGCGAAAAATGCCTTGGGATTCCCCTTTTTGAATCGCTTCGACGAAAAGTGGGAGGGTAATTTCTCCTTCATCCAAAATGAGGTAATCTGCCCCGGCTTCGAGGGGATCTTTGGGAACGGATGTAGCGTAGGGACCGCCGACTGCTACCTTTTTACCGCGTTTGTGGGCTTCGCCAATCAATGCCAGCAAATCCTGCTTCTGCACGATCATCGCAGAGAGTACGACCAACTCTGCCCATTCCCATTCTTCTTCAGTTACGTCCCGAACGTTGCGATCGACGAGCTTAAATTCCCATTCTTGGGGCAGAATTGCTGCAACAGTAACCAATCCTAGTGGGGGAAGGAGAACTTTGCGATCGACCAGTTCCAAAATTTTCTCAAAAGACCAGAAGGTTTTGGGAAACTGGGGATAGAGCAGGAGTACTCGCATAATTTGTTAAATCTTGTTGGCTAAAATTCCAGCTTATCGCACTCGGCAATAAAGTGTGTTAGGAATGCTGCCTTGTTTGTTCTCTCAAATTGATTTTTTTGGCATAGAATGCACTAATTCGAGACTTCTTGCATTTCGATAACGCGATTTTCAATATCTTTTACCAAAAAATTGAGGGGTTGTTCGCGACGAACTTTGAATTTTAAGCGTCGGGATTGAACGCGCATCAGCACGTCTTCTAAACAATCGCGATCGAAACATACATGACGCTGGCGATTTTTATAGCCGTAACTCGCCCCGGTAATCACGTGAAGTTGGGTATTTTTTTTAAGCTGATACCATAACCCTTCGTTCCCACTTCCTACGGTTGCGGTTGGCGATGGAGATGTTGCGGACATATATAGGGGGTCGATGCCCGTTGCTCCTAATGTTTGTTCGTAGTTGTAGTAATAGTGTAGGGGAACGTCGGCAACGGGGAGATTGAGCAATCCTTCGTAAAACTGTCGCGCAATATCTAGGTCAGATACCATTATGGTATGCACTTTCGGGGCGCTGGTGAGGAACATCCACATTGCCCCAGCATAAGCAGCGAGAAGCATTACCATGATGCCCTGGGTTGAGAAGAGCGTATCAACCAGAGGGATTAAAGCGCCTAAATGAAAAACTCCGATCATTGAAGAGGTTAAGTTAGCAAATGGATATATCAATTTAACCAAATTGTAACGTTCTCCTCTACCGATCGTCAGTTATTTGCGTTGAAACTCTAGAACTCACGACGCGATCGCGAAACGTGCCAATTTTTTTGAGGGCAATGCGGATGGCGTAATTGAGGGGAAAGCTTTTTGTCCCGGTGCCAATGGGAGGAAAGGCGATGACTTTACACTTACGAGAGAAAAATAGAAGAATCAAGGACAGAATGTGCTATTCTGCCTATGATTCAACTCTCTTTAAATCGCGAATGTGTTGAGATATCGTGCTTTTGAGATGGGCAAGGAGGAAATTTCTCAGCCTGGGAAATGAAGATAGCGAACGATTTCATGGGGAAGAAAATTGCGATGGATTGTTGCAAAATTGGGTATTTTCAACAAACGGAAAACCCAATGACCCCTTATCTTTGTGCCGATTGTGTAAGTGACGAGATATCCTGAAATTTTGCGATGGGAATTCCACAGTCAAAGCTTAGTCTACTGTTCTAAGTAGTCCGTGTCGCAAACCATAAAAAATTCGTTCGATTAATGCTCGTTCTTGCTCGTCTAAGTCCTCTTTACCTAGCAAAGCACTCATCATTTGCTGTTCGATGCGAGAGATTTCGCGAGATGACAAAATTTGTCCGATTAAGTCAATCGTATTTGTTCGGTCGATTACGCTTGTTGTCATCATATACCTCAAGTCAGTGGCTTTTAAGGATTTCCATTATGTGTTGTTACTAATATGACTGTCTTTTTGCGTAAATACAGTGACTTGAATGGACGGGAGAGGAGATCGAGATCACAAGTTTTCTGCGATCTCAATCCCACTAAAAACTTAACAATGCAGAGTATTCCAGGAAATGAATTTAAGAACTCGCATAGCGAAAAAAGCGGTAAATCAATCGTTGTGCGTTGGGACAATTGGTGATAAATATAACTTGTTGGAGGGAAGGGGTCATATAAAATCTGGTTGAATGCCCTCAGTGAGGATTGACACGGTGACGCGGAGAAGGGGAGAGGGGGGAGCAGAGGAAGCTGGGGAAGCTGGGGGAGTTTTTGGATGATACGGCTTCGACACGCTCAGTGACCGGGAGAAATGGGGACGTAGTGAGAGACTATTCCCTGTTCCCTCGTCCTAGCAAGGGTTTCGGGGTGTTCACATCAGGCGTAATGGGCAATTTGAAGGATTTGATGTCAGATCTTGAGGAACCAACCCTTACGATAGAAGGCGTATAGTACGAGCCACCAGAGCAAGAGATTCGCGATCGCGAACAGCAGCGAACCATTCAAATCACCCGCCCAAGGTGCAAATAGGGTTTGATAAATCCAGGTATAAAGACTCGGCGCTTCCTCTCCCTCGCCCACCTTCGCCACGTAAAGCAAGCGAACGAGCAATCCCGACGCAACGAACAGAAAGATGGCATTCAATCCCATCACCTTAAACGGCAGTCCCCAACGACGAATTTTGCGGACTTCAATCAACTCGTAACACGCCGCCAGCAGCAGCAGCGACCATCCCGTTGCCACCAAAACGTAGGAACTCGTCCACAACTGCTTGTTAACCGGAAACCAAATTCCCCACAAATGACCGAGCATCAAACTGCTCAACCCACCCAGGACTAAATCCATGCTGGTATCGGATGTAACCGATTTATTTCTCAGGAGATCCCCGGCAAAATACCCTGTCAGGACGGTAACGATTGCGGGAAGCGTGCTGAATAGCCCTTCTGGGTCAAATTGACCTTGTTTGTACATCCATTGGGTTCCCACCACCAAACGGTCGATATAACCCGCGACATTGCCTTCTGGGGTCAAATCCCCCGCCCCAAACCCCGGTACGGGTATCAACATCATTGCTGCCCAATACGCTAGTAAGATCGCTCCGGAGAGAATCCAGAGATTGCGCCGTTTCAGATTCAAAACCGCGATCGCGGCAAAAAAATAGGCTAAACTAATCCGTTGCAATACGCCCAAAATTCGGAGATTAGAGTGAATTCCTAACAAAAATGACAAGCCATTGAGAAGAACTCCCAGGGCAAAAAGGAGCGCACAGCGTCGGAGAATGCGCCCGTAAACCTTGGCGGTGGGTTTATTCTCTTGGGTATATTTTGAGAGAGAAAACGCCATTGCCACCCCTGCAATAAATAGAAATGCCGGGAAGACGAGATCCGTGGGTGTAAAGCCGTTCCATTCTGCGTGGAGAAGGGGGGGATAGACGTGGGACCAACTTCCTGGGGTGTTAGCCAGAATCATTCCCGCGATCGCCATACCGCGAAAAACATCTAAGGAAGTCAGGCGTTGGGATAAAGGGGTTGAAGAAGACATTAAAATTGCAAACTTAAACGCTAAATTATAGAAGATCGGCAACCGATCGCGCGTTATTCATCCTTATTCCCAGCAATAACCAATCTCACTCTCAAAGATTGTTTAGGATCAAACTCTCAACTCTTCTGCACATCTGCCCAAAATAGCATTATACAAAGCGGATTTAGCATGAATACCCCCAGTCACTATATCCTCAATCTTGCCGTCCTTGGCACGCTATCCCCCGGCTTCAATGGTGCCATTACCCTCGGCGCGATCGCGCCGGATTTTCCCATCTTTGCGTTTTATCTTGTGGTTCGCGCGATCGAAAAACGTCCCAAAGAAACCATTTGGTCGGAAGCTTACTACGAACCCTTCTGGCAAAATTGCGTTGCAATTGGTCACTCCGTCCCCCTAGCTGTTCTTGGCTTGCTCGCGTGTCTTTATTGCGGATGGCAGCCGGGAACTCTCTTTTTTGGCAGTGCAATCTTACATTCCTGTCTCGATTTTCCCGTACACAACGACGACGCACATCGCCACTTTTTCCCAATCAGCGATTATCGTTTCATAAGTCCCGTTTCTTACTGGGATCCCCGACACTACGGGAAAATCGCCGCCTCGATAGAATTCTTGTTAGTATTGGCAACAGTCCCAATTGTCTTTAATTTGCTAGAAAGTCCGATTTCAAAAGGAATTCTGGGCGCGATCGCGCTACTTTACCTTTGGGGATACACTCGCTTCTACCTCCCCATTCCCTCTCCCGCCAAATCCAGCCAAACTCCTCAAAACCCTCCCTCCTAAATTGCGCAATGGAATTGTTGAGAGCCAAATTCATCCCAGTTTTTACCTGCATCCTCTTCTTAACGGGGTTAATTCTCCCCGTTGCCAGCCGCGAAAAGCAAATTGAGTCCGTTTGTCAGACTCCCGTTCTCTCTCGCCTCCAACGCCATCGCGTTTCCTCTGGGGAAACCCTCGAAACCATCGCGCGACAATACAATTTGATCCCAGAAACCCTAACGCGCCTCAACCCCTCTTTAAGTCGCGGTTCTGCTCCCGTTGGGCGAGAAATTCTGATTCCCCCCTTCAATGGCATTCGCATCCAAGCACCGAGAGGATCGACTTGGCAAGACCTGGAAAAAGCCTATGGGGTGCGTGCCGATATTTTATTTGAAATTAATGGTTGCGAGCGAACGCCAACAACGGTATTTATTCCTGGAGTCAATTGGTCGTCAGCACCCAAAGAAGAGAACTACACGGGATTGACGGGATATCCGCTCAGGGAAGTAGGAAGAATTATTATCCCCTACGGTTGGTACGACGAACCCCTAACCTCAGAACGGCGATTTCATAGCGGGATTGATATTTTGGCGGATTCGGGAACGCCAGTACTTGCCGCAGAATCCGGTGTTGTGGCTTTTGTGGGGCAACAGGGGAATTATGGCAATTTGATCGTTATCAACCACTCCGGCGGGCGACAAACTCGCTATGCTCATCTCAGCCAGGTTAACCTCCAACCCGGTCAACAGGTGCAA comes from the Lusitaniella coriacea LEGE 07157 genome and includes:
- a CDS encoding B12-binding domain-containing radical SAM protein; its protein translation is MRVLLLYPQFPKTFWSFEKILELVDRKVLLPPLGLVTVAAILPQEWEFKLVDRNVRDVTEEEWEWAELVVLSAMIVQKQDLLALIGEAHKRGKKVAVGGPYATSVPKDPLEAGADYLILDEGEITLPLFVEAIQKGESQGIFRSNGEKPDVTETPIPRFDLLELDAYDSMSVQFSRGCPFQCEFCDIIVLYGRKPRTKAPQQLLAELDCLYELGWRRAVFMVDDNFIGNKRNVKLMLHELKGWMAEHQYPFSFNTEASIDLAQDTELMELMVECNFNAVFLGIETPDADSLQLTKKYQNTRDSLVDSVWAINKTGLRVMAGFIIGFDGERTGAGDRIIEFVEQTAIPTALFGILQALPNTALWHRLDKEGRLLKNGVDGDQMALMNFIPTRPVEEIANEYIHAFCTLYEPSRFLDRVYRHFLQMAPSPCQAPAQLPNPIDLRALVTIVWRQGFKRNTRWKFWHHLLGIFKHNSGVWEHYLTVCAHAEHFIEFRQLVREQIEAELVEYQQVEAQNQVEAPKEQEQVLAKTA
- a CDS encoding glyoxalase-like domain protein produces the protein MIGVFHLGALIPLVDTLFSTQGIMVMLLAAYAGAMWMFLTSAPKVHTIMVSDLDIARQFYEGLLNLPVADVPLHYYYNYEQTLGATGIDPLYMSATSPSPTATVGSGNEGLWYQLKKNTQLHVITGASYGYKNRQRHVCFDRDCLEDVLMRVQSRRLKFKVRREQPLNFLVKDIENRVIEMQEVSN
- a CDS encoding macro domain-containing protein; protein product: MILLFFSRKCKVIAFPPIGTGTKSFPLNYAIRIALKKIGTFRDRVVSSRVSTQITDDR
- a CDS encoding acyltransferase family protein, with translation MSSSTPLSQRLTSLDVFRGMAIAGMILANTPGSWSHVYPPLLHAEWNGFTPTDLVFPAFLFIAGVAMAFSLSKYTQENKPTAKVYGRILRRCALLFALGVLLNGLSFLLGIHSNLRILGVLQRISLAYFFAAIAVLNLKRRNLWILSGAILLAYWAAMMLIPVPGFGAGDLTPEGNVAGYIDRLVVGTQWMYKQGQFDPEGLFSTLPAIVTVLTGYFAGDLLRNKSVTSDTSMDLVLGGLSSLMLGHLWGIWFPVNKQLWTSSYVLVATGWSLLLLAACYELIEVRKIRRWGLPFKVMGLNAIFLFVASGLLVRLLYVAKVGEGEEAPSLYTWIYQTLFAPWAGDLNGSLLFAIANLLLWWLVLYAFYRKGWFLKI
- a CDS encoding LysM peptidoglycan-binding domain-containing M23 family metallopeptidase; translation: MELLRAKFIPVFTCILFLTGLILPVASREKQIESVCQTPVLSRLQRHRVSSGETLETIARQYNLIPETLTRLNPSLSRGSAPVGREILIPPFNGIRIQAPRGSTWQDLEKAYGVRADILFEINGCERTPTTVFIPGVNWSSAPKEENYTGLTGYPLREVGRIIIPYGWYDEPLTSERRFHSGIDILADSGTPVLAAESGVVAFVGQQGNYGNLIVINHSGGRQTRYAHLSQVNLQPGQQVQGGSIIGAVGMTGKPDIAAPHLHFEVRHSSPQGWVAQDPEIHLR